One Brassica napus cultivar Da-Ae chromosome A1, Da-Ae, whole genome shotgun sequence genomic region harbors:
- the LOC106348567 gene encoding malonate--CoA ligase isoform X1, whose product MTATLKRFNYLSFINSPLLHNSNRHRLPRFFQPPNHLFSSQCGSLMEVFKAAFSEGSNASDRIAIKADGKSYSYSQLTSSAFTISKLFHKEDTKNVYMGGESRRCDGFGSLQGARVGIVAKPSAEFVAGVLGTWFSGGVAVPLALSYPEAELLYVMNNSDISVLLSTEDHSETMKTIAAKSDARFHLIPPVVNSTSETITHNQFQDDSFEGEDKLLDDPALIVYTSGTTGKPKGVVHTHKSINSQVIMLTEAWEYTSADHFLHCLPLHHVHGLFNALFAPLYARSSVEFLPKFSVSGIWRRWRESYPLNDEKTNDAITVFTGVPTMYTRLIQGYEAMDQETRESSAFAAQKLRLMMSGSSALPRPVLHQWESITGHRLLERYGMTEFVMAISNPLRGARKAGTVGKPLPGVEAKIEQDENDTDGVGEICIKSPSLFKEYWNLPQVTKESFTEDGYFKTGDAGRVDEDGHYVILGRTSADIMKVGGYKLSALEIESTLLEHPTVAECCVLGLPDKDYGEAVTAIIVAETGAKRKREEESKPVMTLEELCGWAKDKLAPYKLPTRLLIWESLPRNAMGKVNKKELKKSLDHQE is encoded by the exons ATGACAGCAACATTAAAGCGTTTCAACTACTTGTCTTTCATTAACTCTCCTCTGCTCCACAACTCCAATCGTCATCGTCTTCCTCGATTCTTCCAGCCACCTAACCATCTCTTct CTTCACAGTGTGGTTCACTCATGGAAGTGTTTAAAGCAGCTTTTTCGGAAGGGTCTAATGCCTCTGATAGGATAGCTATTAAAGCCGATGGAAAGAGTTACTCTTATAGCCAGCTTACATCTTCTGCCTTTACAATCTCTAAGTTGTTCCACAAGGAAGAtactaaaaatgtatatatg GGAGGTGAAAGTAGGAGGTGTGATGGGTTTGGTAGTCTACAAGGAGCTAGAGTTGGAATTGTGGCGAAACCATCAGCTGAGTTTGTTGCAGGAGTACTTGGGACTTGGTTTAGTGGTGGCGTGGCAGTTCCACTTGCACTCAGCTATCCAGAGGCTGAACTCTTATATGTCATGAATAATTCG GATATATCTGTGTTATTGAGCACGGAGGACCACAGTGAAACTATGAAAACTATAGCAGCAAAGAGTGACGCTAGATTTCATCTGATTCCCCCTGTTGTTAACTCAACTTCGGAAACTATTACTCACAATCAGTTTCAAGATGACAGCTTTGAAGGAGAAGATAAACTTCTAG ATGATCCAGCATTGATCGTGTACACTAGTGGTACAACTGGTAAACCAAAAGGAGTTGTCCATACCCACAAAAGCATCAACTCCCAG GTTATAATGCTAACTGAAGCTTGGGAGTACACATCTGCTGATCACTTTCTCCACTGCCTCCCACTACATCATGTTCATGGTCTTTTCAATGCTTTGTTTGCCCCTCTTTACGCCCGGTCTTCG GTTGAGTTTTTGCCCAAGTTTAGTGTTAGTGGAATCTGGCGCAGATGGCGTGAATCATATCCGTTGAATGATGAGAAAACCAACGACGCCATAACTGTATTCACTGGA GTTCCAACCATGTATACTCGGTTGATACAAGGTTATGAAGCAATGGATCAAGAAACGAGAGAGTCTAGCGCTTTTGCTGCGCAGAAGCTTCGCCTAATG ATGTCTGGCTCCTCTGCTCTTCCTAGGCCGGTCTTGCATCAGTGGGAAAGTATCACCGGTCATCGTCTTTTGGAACGATATGGCATGACTGAG TTTGTAATGGCAATATCAAACCCCTTACGTGGTGCACGGAAGGCAGGTACCGTCGGTAAACCACTTCCCGGTGTTGAG GCTAAGATTGAACAAGATGAAAACGATACGGATGGAGTGGGTGAGATCTGTATAAAGAGCCCATCTTTGTTCAAGGAGTACTGGAATCTTCCACAAGTTACTAAAGAATCATTCACGGAAGATGGATACTTCAAGACCGGGGATGCTGGTCGAGTTGATGAGGATGGACATTACGTGATTCTCGGAC GTACTAGCGCTGATATTATGAAGGTTGGAGGTTACAAGTTGTCTGCTTTAGAAATCGAATCAACCCTACTCGAG CACCCAACGGTTGCAGAGTGTTGCGTGTTGGGGTTGCCAGACAAAGACTATGGGGAAGCGGTTACAGCGATAATTGTAGCAGAGACTGGAGCAAAgaggaaaagagaagaagagtcaAAACCTGTGATGACCTTAGAAGAACTCTGCGGTTGGGCTAAAGACAAACTTGCTCCTTACAAG cTACCAACCCGTTTGCTGATATGGGAGAGCTTGCCTCGCAACGCCATGGGAAAG GTGAACAAAAAAGAGCTAAAGAAATCTCTGGATCATCAGGAGTAG
- the LOC106348567 gene encoding malonate--CoA ligase isoform X2: protein MTATLKRFNYLSFINSPLLHNSNRHRLPRFFQPPNHLFSSQCGSLMEVFKAAFSEGSNASDRIAIKADGKSYSYSQLTSSAFTISKLFHKEDTKNGGESRRCDGFGSLQGARVGIVAKPSAEFVAGVLGTWFSGGVAVPLALSYPEAELLYVMNNSDISVLLSTEDHSETMKTIAAKSDARFHLIPPVVNSTSETITHNQFQDDSFEGEDKLLDDPALIVYTSGTTGKPKGVVHTHKSINSQVIMLTEAWEYTSADHFLHCLPLHHVHGLFNALFAPLYARSSVEFLPKFSVSGIWRRWRESYPLNDEKTNDAITVFTGVPTMYTRLIQGYEAMDQETRESSAFAAQKLRLMMSGSSALPRPVLHQWESITGHRLLERYGMTEFVMAISNPLRGARKAGTVGKPLPGVEAKIEQDENDTDGVGEICIKSPSLFKEYWNLPQVTKESFTEDGYFKTGDAGRVDEDGHYVILGRTSADIMKVGGYKLSALEIESTLLEHPTVAECCVLGLPDKDYGEAVTAIIVAETGAKRKREEESKPVMTLEELCGWAKDKLAPYKLPTRLLIWESLPRNAMGKVNKKELKKSLDHQE from the exons ATGACAGCAACATTAAAGCGTTTCAACTACTTGTCTTTCATTAACTCTCCTCTGCTCCACAACTCCAATCGTCATCGTCTTCCTCGATTCTTCCAGCCACCTAACCATCTCTTct CTTCACAGTGTGGTTCACTCATGGAAGTGTTTAAAGCAGCTTTTTCGGAAGGGTCTAATGCCTCTGATAGGATAGCTATTAAAGCCGATGGAAAGAGTTACTCTTATAGCCAGCTTACATCTTCTGCCTTTACAATCTCTAAGTTGTTCCACAAGGAAGAtactaaaaat GGAGGTGAAAGTAGGAGGTGTGATGGGTTTGGTAGTCTACAAGGAGCTAGAGTTGGAATTGTGGCGAAACCATCAGCTGAGTTTGTTGCAGGAGTACTTGGGACTTGGTTTAGTGGTGGCGTGGCAGTTCCACTTGCACTCAGCTATCCAGAGGCTGAACTCTTATATGTCATGAATAATTCG GATATATCTGTGTTATTGAGCACGGAGGACCACAGTGAAACTATGAAAACTATAGCAGCAAAGAGTGACGCTAGATTTCATCTGATTCCCCCTGTTGTTAACTCAACTTCGGAAACTATTACTCACAATCAGTTTCAAGATGACAGCTTTGAAGGAGAAGATAAACTTCTAG ATGATCCAGCATTGATCGTGTACACTAGTGGTACAACTGGTAAACCAAAAGGAGTTGTCCATACCCACAAAAGCATCAACTCCCAG GTTATAATGCTAACTGAAGCTTGGGAGTACACATCTGCTGATCACTTTCTCCACTGCCTCCCACTACATCATGTTCATGGTCTTTTCAATGCTTTGTTTGCCCCTCTTTACGCCCGGTCTTCG GTTGAGTTTTTGCCCAAGTTTAGTGTTAGTGGAATCTGGCGCAGATGGCGTGAATCATATCCGTTGAATGATGAGAAAACCAACGACGCCATAACTGTATTCACTGGA GTTCCAACCATGTATACTCGGTTGATACAAGGTTATGAAGCAATGGATCAAGAAACGAGAGAGTCTAGCGCTTTTGCTGCGCAGAAGCTTCGCCTAATG ATGTCTGGCTCCTCTGCTCTTCCTAGGCCGGTCTTGCATCAGTGGGAAAGTATCACCGGTCATCGTCTTTTGGAACGATATGGCATGACTGAG TTTGTAATGGCAATATCAAACCCCTTACGTGGTGCACGGAAGGCAGGTACCGTCGGTAAACCACTTCCCGGTGTTGAG GCTAAGATTGAACAAGATGAAAACGATACGGATGGAGTGGGTGAGATCTGTATAAAGAGCCCATCTTTGTTCAAGGAGTACTGGAATCTTCCACAAGTTACTAAAGAATCATTCACGGAAGATGGATACTTCAAGACCGGGGATGCTGGTCGAGTTGATGAGGATGGACATTACGTGATTCTCGGAC GTACTAGCGCTGATATTATGAAGGTTGGAGGTTACAAGTTGTCTGCTTTAGAAATCGAATCAACCCTACTCGAG CACCCAACGGTTGCAGAGTGTTGCGTGTTGGGGTTGCCAGACAAAGACTATGGGGAAGCGGTTACAGCGATAATTGTAGCAGAGACTGGAGCAAAgaggaaaagagaagaagagtcaAAACCTGTGATGACCTTAGAAGAACTCTGCGGTTGGGCTAAAGACAAACTTGCTCCTTACAAG cTACCAACCCGTTTGCTGATATGGGAGAGCTTGCCTCGCAACGCCATGGGAAAG GTGAACAAAAAAGAGCTAAAGAAATCTCTGGATCATCAGGAGTAG
- the LOC106348567 gene encoding malonate--CoA ligase isoform X3, with translation MEVFKAAFSEGSNASDRIAIKADGKSYSYSQLTSSAFTISKLFHKEDTKNGGESRRCDGFGSLQGARVGIVAKPSAEFVAGVLGTWFSGGVAVPLALSYPEAELLYVMNNSDISVLLSTEDHSETMKTIAAKSDARFHLIPPVVNSTSETITHNQFQDDSFEGEDKLLDDPALIVYTSGTTGKPKGVVHTHKSINSQVIMLTEAWEYTSADHFLHCLPLHHVHGLFNALFAPLYARSSVEFLPKFSVSGIWRRWRESYPLNDEKTNDAITVFTGVPTMYTRLIQGYEAMDQETRESSAFAAQKLRLMMSGSSALPRPVLHQWESITGHRLLERYGMTEFVMAISNPLRGARKAGTVGKPLPGVEAKIEQDENDTDGVGEICIKSPSLFKEYWNLPQVTKESFTEDGYFKTGDAGRVDEDGHYVILGRTSADIMKVGGYKLSALEIESTLLEHPTVAECCVLGLPDKDYGEAVTAIIVAETGAKRKREEESKPVMTLEELCGWAKDKLAPYKLPTRLLIWESLPRNAMGKVNKKELKKSLDHQE, from the exons ATGGAAGTGTTTAAAGCAGCTTTTTCGGAAGGGTCTAATGCCTCTGATAGGATAGCTATTAAAGCCGATGGAAAGAGTTACTCTTATAGCCAGCTTACATCTTCTGCCTTTACAATCTCTAAGTTGTTCCACAAGGAAGAtactaaaaat GGAGGTGAAAGTAGGAGGTGTGATGGGTTTGGTAGTCTACAAGGAGCTAGAGTTGGAATTGTGGCGAAACCATCAGCTGAGTTTGTTGCAGGAGTACTTGGGACTTGGTTTAGTGGTGGCGTGGCAGTTCCACTTGCACTCAGCTATCCAGAGGCTGAACTCTTATATGTCATGAATAATTCG GATATATCTGTGTTATTGAGCACGGAGGACCACAGTGAAACTATGAAAACTATAGCAGCAAAGAGTGACGCTAGATTTCATCTGATTCCCCCTGTTGTTAACTCAACTTCGGAAACTATTACTCACAATCAGTTTCAAGATGACAGCTTTGAAGGAGAAGATAAACTTCTAG ATGATCCAGCATTGATCGTGTACACTAGTGGTACAACTGGTAAACCAAAAGGAGTTGTCCATACCCACAAAAGCATCAACTCCCAG GTTATAATGCTAACTGAAGCTTGGGAGTACACATCTGCTGATCACTTTCTCCACTGCCTCCCACTACATCATGTTCATGGTCTTTTCAATGCTTTGTTTGCCCCTCTTTACGCCCGGTCTTCG GTTGAGTTTTTGCCCAAGTTTAGTGTTAGTGGAATCTGGCGCAGATGGCGTGAATCATATCCGTTGAATGATGAGAAAACCAACGACGCCATAACTGTATTCACTGGA GTTCCAACCATGTATACTCGGTTGATACAAGGTTATGAAGCAATGGATCAAGAAACGAGAGAGTCTAGCGCTTTTGCTGCGCAGAAGCTTCGCCTAATG ATGTCTGGCTCCTCTGCTCTTCCTAGGCCGGTCTTGCATCAGTGGGAAAGTATCACCGGTCATCGTCTTTTGGAACGATATGGCATGACTGAG TTTGTAATGGCAATATCAAACCCCTTACGTGGTGCACGGAAGGCAGGTACCGTCGGTAAACCACTTCCCGGTGTTGAG GCTAAGATTGAACAAGATGAAAACGATACGGATGGAGTGGGTGAGATCTGTATAAAGAGCCCATCTTTGTTCAAGGAGTACTGGAATCTTCCACAAGTTACTAAAGAATCATTCACGGAAGATGGATACTTCAAGACCGGGGATGCTGGTCGAGTTGATGAGGATGGACATTACGTGATTCTCGGAC GTACTAGCGCTGATATTATGAAGGTTGGAGGTTACAAGTTGTCTGCTTTAGAAATCGAATCAACCCTACTCGAG CACCCAACGGTTGCAGAGTGTTGCGTGTTGGGGTTGCCAGACAAAGACTATGGGGAAGCGGTTACAGCGATAATTGTAGCAGAGACTGGAGCAAAgaggaaaagagaagaagagtcaAAACCTGTGATGACCTTAGAAGAACTCTGCGGTTGGGCTAAAGACAAACTTGCTCCTTACAAG cTACCAACCCGTTTGCTGATATGGGAGAGCTTGCCTCGCAACGCCATGGGAAAG GTGAACAAAAAAGAGCTAAAGAAATCTCTGGATCATCAGGAGTAG
- the LOC106354566 gene encoding uncharacterized protein LOC106354566, with the protein MFNCFAGLIGKKKNKRNPKPTLPPRTQRILQIRREEPVKPLEKDEPNTNVIHHKFIDHKDNSPTEQDSYDGEDERDENDSPKFQVQEQPVASPTSKELGKEVTDCSENEHDVEESGHVSDPGLGRATSWVASPKLKRSCSTLSKFNGAEPPRALHDPRDSFETKSVRSHRSADGVMLKKHSSMQILPSGSRRLWWKLFLWSHRNLHKHLVSLKSSGNNHQSGYTSDFAEQSQTSHQDSANNHQCHKNQWVAFSAESSSMKRVDEWVRGLDVDTVIPVNEEEDKPSFMASSKMVRSPSGNVNDSEAIVHANSLIQSLSKSSSMAHISSIGLKAVPSISHFTSLKSIDLSNNFIVQITPASFPKGLHALNLSKNKISVIEGLRELTRLRVLDLSYNRISRIGQGLSNCTLIKELYLAGNKISNVEGLHRLLKLIGLDLSFNKIATTKAIGQLVANYNSLVALNILGNPIQSNVGEDQLRKTVSSLLPKLVYLNKQLIKPQRAREVLKDSVAKAAFGGGDSLHHRRKRTSAKRVVGSPSPSSNHHKGKGRGSKGRSQHQLKKTSTAEREHHTEIFK; encoded by the exons ATGTTCAACTGCTTTGCTGGATTGATcggtaaaaagaaaaacaag AGGAATCCAAAACCTACTCTGCCACCAAGAACACAAAGAATCCTTCAGATCAGACGTGAAGAGCCAGTGAAGCCTCTAGAGAAGGACGAGCCTAACACCAACGTGATCCACCACAAGTTCATTGATCACAAGGACAACAGCCCTACGGAGCAAGACTCATATGATGGTGAAGATGAACGCGATGAAAACGACTCTCCTAAATTCCAAGTTCAAGAACAACCGGTTGCGTCTCCGACAAGTAAGGAGCTAGGTAAGGAAGTGACAGACTGTTCTGAAAATGAACATGATGTTGAAGAAAGCGGCCACGTCAGCGATCCTGGCTTAGGTAGAGCCACCTCTTGGGTTGCTTCACCTAAGCTCAAACGATCCTGCTCCACTCTCAGCAAGTTCAACGGTGCTGAACCACCGCGTGCTCTCCACGACCCGAGAGATAGCTTCGAGACCAAGTCTGTTAGGTCACATAGAAGTGCAGATGGAGTGATGCTCAAGAAACATTCATCAATGCAGATACTTCCTTCAGGAAGCAGGAGGCTATGGTGGAAACTGTTCCTCTGGAGCCATAGGAACCTTCACAAACACCTTGTCTCCCTAAAGTCTTCAGGCAACAATCACCAGTCTGGTTACACCTCTGACTTTGCTGAGCAAAGCCAAACTAGCCATCAAGATTCTGCAAACAACCACCAATGTCATAAGAATCAGTGGGTAGCGTTCTCTGCGGAGTCCTCTTCGATGAAACGAGTGGATGAGTGGGTAAGAGGACTAGATGTAGACACAGTGATTCCAGTAAACGAGGAAGAGGACAAGCCCAGCTTCATGGCTTCTTCTAAGATGGTGAGATCACCCTCAGGAAATGTAAATGACTCAGAGGCTATAGTACATGCAAACAGCTTAATCCAGTCCCTGAGCAAATCCTCAAGCATGGCTCACATCTCGAGCATAGGCTTGAAAGCTGTCCCAAGCATCTCACATTTCACCAGCCTCAAGTCCATTGATTTATCCAACAACTTCATAG TTCAAATTACTCCTGCATCGTTTCCAAAGGGCCTTCATGCGTTGAACCTATCCAAGAATAAGATCAGTGTAATTGAAGGACTGAGAGAACTGACACGTCTAAGAGTTCTTGATCTCAGTTACAATCGTATTTCTCGCATTGGACAAG GTTTATCAAACTGTACACTGATCAAAGAACTATACCTAGCTGGGAACAAGATCAGCAACGTAGAAGGCTTACACAGACTGTTAAAACTCATTGGTCTCGATCTTAGCTTCAACAAGATCGCAACAACAAAAGCAATAGGCCAGCTAGTTGCCAACTACAACTCTCTCGTCGCTCTCAACATCCTTGGCAACCCGATTCAGAGCAATGTAGGTGAAGACCAGCTGCGAAAGACCGTCTCCAGCTTGCTCCCTAAGCTAGTTTATCTTAACAAACAGCTCATTAAGCCACAGAGAGCCAGGGAAGTGCTCAAAGACAGCGTCGCGAAAGCTGCTTTTGGTGGTGGAGATTCTCTGCACCACAGACGCAAAAGAACATCTGCCAAGAGAGTTGTGGGATCACCTTCCCCTAGCTCCAATCATCACAAAGGAAAGGGACGTGGTTCCAAAGGCAGAAGCCAACATCAGCTGAAGAAAACTTCAACTGCAGAGAGAGAACATCACACTGAAATCTTCAAGTAG